One genomic window of Haloferax mediterranei ATCC 33500 includes the following:
- a CDS encoding bifunctional metallophosphatase/5'-nucleotidase, with translation MPRLLHYSDIENVFDDPLRAGRLAGCVSALDDDHTLVVGSGDNTSPGVLSLIERGGQALDFYHAVDADFETFGNHDFDYGPTRTRELVSASRPTWVTSNVYDETGDRFGAAEGTAPWATAAVDGLTLGFFGVTDPATESTNPEAVDLTFTDPYEAAADAIAALREEGVDAVVALSHLGSGDDELARRCDVDLVLGGHVHAERDDVVDGVPIVRPGANGHVVWEVRLDDERIETVRHRTSEYRGDESLVEALHGRVDAAGLDEVLCRIDQPMDRTEETVAAGECRVGNAIADAYRWATEADVGLQNSGGIRSGPPVGPDVTHADIVSLVPFEEHLVVAEVTGEELLDVFNDARGSAMGFGEPEWWHAQISGARIVWDDDRDEVVEAFVDGDPIDSEALYTVATSDYLLHSSVEFSALTRAHRAGEFEIQHDAVARYAREVGFDAEIEGRIERRSSAHTED, from the coding sequence TCGTCGGCAGTGGCGACAACACCTCTCCGGGCGTTCTGTCACTCATCGAACGCGGTGGGCAGGCGCTCGACTTTTATCACGCCGTCGACGCCGACTTCGAGACGTTCGGCAACCACGACTTCGATTACGGTCCTACTCGGACCCGCGAACTCGTCTCCGCGAGTCGTCCCACGTGGGTTACGAGCAACGTCTACGACGAAACCGGCGACCGGTTCGGTGCCGCCGAAGGGACTGCCCCGTGGGCCACCGCAGCGGTCGACGGACTGACGCTCGGGTTCTTCGGCGTCACCGACCCCGCGACGGAGTCGACCAACCCCGAAGCGGTCGACCTCACGTTCACCGACCCCTACGAAGCGGCCGCCGACGCCATCGCTGCACTCCGCGAAGAAGGCGTGGATGCGGTCGTCGCGCTCTCGCACCTCGGCAGCGGTGACGACGAACTCGCTCGCCGCTGCGATGTCGACCTCGTTCTCGGTGGGCACGTCCACGCCGAACGAGACGATGTCGTCGACGGCGTTCCTATTGTCCGACCCGGAGCCAACGGCCACGTCGTCTGGGAAGTCCGACTCGACGACGAACGAATCGAGACGGTTCGACACAGAACGTCCGAGTACCGGGGCGACGAATCGCTCGTCGAGGCACTTCACGGGCGCGTCGACGCCGCCGGTCTCGACGAAGTGCTCTGCAGAATCGACCAACCGATGGACCGTACCGAAGAGACCGTCGCCGCGGGCGAGTGTCGCGTCGGAAACGCCATCGCGGACGCCTACCGGTGGGCCACCGAGGCCGACGTGGGACTCCAGAATAGCGGTGGCATTCGCTCGGGTCCACCCGTCGGACCCGACGTGACCCACGCCGATATCGTGAGTCTCGTCCCCTTCGAAGAACACCTCGTGGTCGCCGAAGTGACCGGCGAGGAACTTCTGGACGTGTTCAACGATGCCCGTGGGTCCGCGATGGGCTTCGGCGAACCCGAGTGGTGGCACGCCCAGATAAGCGGCGCGCGAATCGTCTGGGACGACGACCGGGACGAAGTCGTCGAAGCCTTCGTCGACGGCGACCCAATCGACTCCGAGGCGCTCTACACGGTTGCGACGAGTGACTACCTGCTTCACAGTTCCGTCGAATTCTCGGCGCTCACGCGGGCGCACCGCGCCGGCGAGTTCGAGATTCAACACGACGCGGTGGCGCGGTACGCCCGCGAAGTCGGCTTCGACGCCGAAATCGAAGGCCGAATCGAACGTCGGTCGAGCGCCCACACAGAGGACTGA